DNA sequence from the Amphiprion ocellaris isolate individual 3 ecotype Okinawa chromosome 17, ASM2253959v1, whole genome shotgun sequence genome:
TTTTAGATTCcacaactgctgcagctgcagccctTTTGGCCCACTGGTACCTGTCAGCTGTTTCAGGAGACTCCCAAGCCAACCAGGCCCGAAAAGCCTCGTTTTCCTCAGTACACGTTtgggtttaccaggtctgtccGGCCATCTTCCCCACCATTGGATCAAattcaccaccaggtggtgatcagttgacatctctgctcctctctttaCCCGAGTGTCCAAAACATACGGCAGCAGGTCTGATGATATGACTGTGAAGTCGATCATCGACCTTTGACCTAAGGtgttctggtaccaggtacacTTGTGAGCAACCTTATGCTCCAACATAGTGTTTGTTATGACCAGTCTATGGCTAgaacagaagtccaataacagaacaccactCAGGTTCAGATCAGCCATTCCCTATCAATCTCCTTCAGGTGTCTCCATCGTTGCTCACGTGAccgttgaagtcccccaggagaactatggaATCCCCAGGCGGTCCCCCTTCCAGGaaccacccagagactccaagaaggccGAATACTCTGAACTGCTGTTCGGTGCAGAAGCacagacaacagtcagagttttcccCTCTGCAACACAAAGTCGTAGAGAGGCgaccctcttgttctccgggaagaactccaacaaagcAGCGCTCAACTGGGGGCTCGTGAGTATCCCCACACTCGCCCAGCACCTCTCACCCTGGGCAACTCCGGAAAaggagagagtccaacccctctccagGATTCTGGTTACAGAACTCTTGCTGTGTATGTCGAGGTGAGCCCAACTATATCTAGCCGGTATCGCTCCACCTCCACCAGCTCATGTTCCTTCCCCACCAGCGAGGTGATGTTCTGTGTCCCCAGAGCTAGTCTACACCACCGTTGGGTGGTGTGTCTAGACGCCCGCTCCTGCCTACTGGGCATAGCACCCGACCCCGATTTCCTGCCCAGGGAGTGATGGGCCGACCGTGTTGCTTTTTTGCTCTGTGCCCCACGGGGCCCTAAGGCTCGGCCACCAGGTGCTCACTGGTGAGTCCCCCCACCAGAGACCTGGCTCCAGGGAGAGGCCCCGGTTTCCCTGATCCGGCGAGGTGGTGGCTTTCCTTTTATGTGCTGTCATCAGGTTTTTCTGAATCGCTGTTAGTCTAGCCCCTCCCCCAGGGCCAAGTTGCCTTGGGAGGCCCTACCAGGGGCAATTTCCCCGGACAACAGAGCTCCCAGGATCACAGGGACACTCAAACCCCTCCACCGCGATAAGCTGGCAATTCATCTGGGGGACATGTTTCATTCTGTTTCAACACTTTGTGAGcaaaataattttagttttaaatgagtgaaaaaacATAAAGATCCCGTTAAACAATTTAAGGATCTCTAATGACGACAGTCttggttttaaatcattttctagTTTCTCTTCAACtgaatcagtaaaataaaagtttgtttctgcagctttaCGTCTACATCAGACCTATCCAACAGCTTCTGTGGTTTCTGAATTTAAGCTCCTTTCTATGTTTacatctttgttgttgttggtagAAATATGAGCCACAACTTCACTAAAACTTCTTTTTCCAGAGTCCTGCGGTGGACGTGGTCGGTGTCGGCACGGCAACCGGTCGCATCATCATCCACAACATCCGACTGGATGAGACGCTGATGAGCTTCATGCAAGACTGGGGACCAGTCACATCGCTGGCTTTCAGAACAGGTAGGTGTGACACATAGTGGCAGTCAGAGCCAATCGTGAGCCAGTGTCGCGTACTCATCATATTTCTCTGTCGGTCAGACGGTCCTCCTGTTGTGGCGTCCAGCAGCCCTCAGGGCCACATTGCATTCTGGGATTTGGAGCGTCGTCAGCTGGTCACTCAACAGAGACACGCCCACAGAACAGCTGTTGCCGCGGCAACGTTCTTGCAGGGAGAACCGCTGTTGGTCACCAACGGAGCCGACAATGCCATCAAGGTAGGAGACAGGTGTGGATCTAAAGATAGCTCCTTTTATTTTCACCTGATCAGTGAATCAAAGGCTTTTCCTGCTCAGGTGTGGATATTTGACCAGGAAGGGGGTGGAGCCAGACTGCTGCGGAGTCGTCAGGGCCACAGTGCCCCGCCCACTACCATCCGTCACCACGGCAATGATGGAAAAAACATCCTCAGtgcaggtaaataaataaacatcacaACTAAATACACATGTTGCTGtactgtgtatttattgtgtttattgtgtatatatatatatattgtgtatttattttgtattcattGTGTATTCGGTGTGTATTTATTGTGCATCTTTGCAGTGATGCTGACAgtattaaatgtgtgtttgtgacccCTACAGGTCAGGACGGGACGCTGCAGTCGTTCTCCACCGTCCATGAACGTTTCAACAAGAACCTGGGTCACGGTGGGTCCTACAGTCTGATTTACAGTCTGACCTACAGTCTGAGTTACAGTCTGACCTACAGTCTGATTTATAGTCTGATTTACAATCTGATTTACAGTCTGATCTACAGTCTGACGTACAGTCTAACCTACAGTCTGAGTTACAGTCTGACTGTTTTCCTTTCAGGCTCCATCAACAGGAGgaaggagcagaagaagaagaagggtcTGACCTACAAGGAGCTGTGTCTCCCTGCCAtcatctccttctcctctggTGGGGGctgctcatcctcctcctcctcttctcctcttcctcctcctccttcccttccacctcctcctcctccgcctcttcctcctcttcttcctcctcctcttcctcctcctcttccccttccacctcctcctcctcctcctcgtcctccgcttcttcctcctgctcttcctcctcctcttcctccgcctcttcctcctcctgttcctcctcctcctcttcctcctcctcttcttcttcctcttcctcctcctcttcttccttctcttcctcttcctcctccttctcttcctcctcctcctcttcctcttccacctcctcttctcctccttctcttcgtcctcctcctcttcctcctcctcttcctcctcctccagaggaGACATCAGCTGATCTTGTCTCTGTTGATTGACAGCTGTCGCTCGTCAGTCGGACTGGGACGGCATCGTCGCGTGTCATCGCGGTCGCCAAGCAACCACCACGTGGAACTACCAGAGGTGCACCATGGGAGCTCATCACCTGCAGCCGCCGGGAGGCCGGAGGGACTCCGTCGCCACGGTAACGGGATGTTTAAACCTGTCCTCTAAGCTCCTGCCCTGCAGCGTCTGGAGGTCATGTGACTTCCTGTCTCCGTTCACAGGCCGTTGACATCACTTCCTGTGGGAACTTCGCAGTGATTGGCTCGTCCTGCGGCCGCGTCGACATCTACAACCTGCAGTCCGGTCTGCACCGCGGTTGCTATGGCGATGAGGAGAAAGGTGTGTTCGCTTCTTCGTTGTCTGTGATTGGTCCACTATGTCTCTCTGTCATTAACCACGCCCCCTACTCCAGCACACAGCAGTGTGGTGCGAGGCGTCGCCACGGATACCCTCAACCAGCTGACCCTCACCGCTGGCTTTGATTGGCTGCTGAAGTTCTGGCGTTTCAAAACGAAGAAACAGGAAGAACAGCTGAAGCTAAGCTCTGCGCCAGCTAGCATGATGCTACATAGAGACAGGTAGCTAACAGCTAGCATGATGCTAACAGTTAACATGATGCTATGTAGAGACAGGTAGCTAACAGCTAGCATGATGCTACATAGAGACAGgtagctaacagctaacatgATGCTACGTAGAGACAGGTAGCTAACAGTTAGCATGATGCTACATAGAGACAGATAGCTACCAGCTAGCatgatgctaacagctaacatgATGCTACATAGAGACAGGTAGCTAACAGTTAGCAGGATGCTATATAGAGACGGTAGCTAACAGTTAGCATGATGCTACATAGAGATAGGTAGCTAACAGTTAGCAGGATGCTACATAGAGACAGGTAGCTAACAGCAGGATGTTACACACAGACTGATGacgttgtgtttttattttagcgggatgctagcattagcattggATGACTTCACTGTGGTGGTTGTCGACATAGAAACCAGAAGAATCGTCAGAAAGTTTgctggtcaccatggcaacatcaACGACATGGTGGGTGTGGTCAAAGCTAAAGCAGCTAGCAGCCTGCTAATAATGCTAACAGGACATGCTAACAGTTTCTGGTGTTTCAGACTTTCACTCCTGATGGCCGCTGGCTGGTTACCGTGGCGATGGACTGCACCATCCGTACCTGGGACCTCCCCTCTGGATGGTGAGAATGGAGCAGTCCAATGATGTTTTATTAACTCTATTAACAACAGGAATCATTCAAATGAAACTTTATTCAAACATCAACAGTTTCAGCTTCACATCCTGTTGCTAAGCAACGGCTGATCAGGaccaatcaataatcaataattctTTTATTCTCTCCTCAGTCTTGTTGACTGTTTCCTGGTTGCCATGGCGCCAGTGGGTGTGTCCTTGTCGCCGACCGGAGACTTCCTGGCGACGGCTCATATCGACAGTCTGGGTGTTTACCTCTGGTCTGTATCCAATCACATCGTCCTGTACAGATGACATCACTGTGGCCTAATCCTGtatcagccaatcacagtgcAGCTCTCCTCCTCAGGACCAATAAGAGTCTGTGTGGGCCTGTGGGGCTCCACCCCCTCCCGGCCGACTACCAACCAGCTGTGGAGACACTGCCGGGTGTCATGCCCGTCGAGCCGGAGCAGGAAGTGACATCAGAGGAGGCTGATAATGCGTACCAGTCAGCTGAGCAGCTGGGGACGGAGCTTGTGACTCTGTCTCTGCTGCCGGAGTCTCGCTGGACGAGTCTGCTGAATCTGGACGCTGTCAAGGTGAGATGAGTGATGTCAGAGAGTCTACAGGTGAGCTGAGTAATGTCAGAGAGTCTACAGGTGAGTTTAGTGATGTCAGAGAGTGGTCCAGGTGAGGTGAGTGATGTCAGAGCGTCGTCCAGGTGAGAGCTGATCTAACATTCTTCTGTTTCAGAAGAGGAACAAACCTGCGGCGCCCCCTGTAGCTCCGCCCACCGCACCCTTCTTCCTGCCAACGCTTCCTGGTCTCACTCCTCGATTCTCGTTGCCTGCGGCGACCGAAGGACAGGTAGCAGCttgttcaggtgtgttttcctgctgtgtGTTCAGACAGTAACCTGCTGTGTTTCAGTCCAAGATGCTGATTGGATCGCTGCTGCAGACGTCAGAGTTCTGTTCGGTTCTGGAGGAGGCGGGTCGGTCTGGATCCTGTGAGTTAAACGACATTCCATAATAGtctgacagcagctctgtgatcTGTTGATGAGTCCTGATCTGGAATCTCTCAGCAGTCGACTGTCCGCTGCGTCTCCTGAAGGATTGTGGGCCGGCGGCGCTCTCCGTAGAACTCACGTGTTTGACATCAGAGGGGGGCGGGGCCAACAGCCTGCTGCTCGCCTTCATTCACATGATTGACAGCATGCTGGCCAGTGGGCGGGACTTTGACCTGGCTCACGCTTACCTGGCGCTCTTCCTGAGGGTgggccaatcagagagcagtgttttattgtcagcatgtctgtttgtttgtttacatctgtttgtttgtttacatatgtttgtttgtttacatgtttgcatctctgtttgtttgcatctctgtttgtttacatctgtttgtttaCATCTCTGTTTATTTACATCTCTATTTACttgtttatacatttatttaatgtgtgtttgtttacatctgtttgtttttagctcCACCTGCGCTCTCTGTCGCAGGATGCCGTCGCCATGGCAGCACTGCTCCGCCTCTCAGGCCGGCTGGAGGTGGTGTGGGCGGAGCTACGAGCATCATTTGACCAATCACTATGTCTGCTGTCGTACACTAAGAGTGCATtgctgtgacacacacacacacacacacacacacacacacacacacacacacacacacacacacacacacacacagacacatacacacagacacacacacagacacacacacagacacacacacagagttttgtattttattaaagTTGCTGGTTTCTGAttggtctttgtgtgtttgtgtttctgactTTGATCCAGTCAGTTTCCTCTAAACTCTGTCTCCAGTCAGAAAGTTTTTCTTAAAGGAATCAGACAGCTTAGTTTTAATAAACCGATCTGTGGGTTCTTCAGGTTCTGTTCAGAAACCGACCTGCTGTATTTAAAGTTAATCATTAATCTACTGATTCTATCATCAGTGGGTTAAAGGAGTTCTAGGTTCTACAGTTAGAATCATAAAGAACATTTCATCATAACtcgatgaagaaaatagcacaccttttggcagggccgtgcagagacctttggaggggcaggtgctcaaagttaaaagggggcacatggagcaagaatttgaaacatcatacagaaacatacctcataatacaaggtgcagcagtggctaagtctcaggactgctgatcagaaggtcattggttcaaactctgacctgtgatgt
Encoded proteins:
- the wdr36 gene encoding WD repeat-containing protein 36 isoform X1, with translation MADGGSSLFSGFRVLGLYSNHVPHALRYHLKHREFYVVTAAGRSFHTFNVNRLGIVAVSNCMSNDITCLAADRMLVFAASGRLVSAFARNKEVVMRYHGHQQDVRLLLPLGDQLISSDSGGDVIVWDVQGGDIYLRLHFDPNTFYVSAMMHPSTYLNKVLLGSSQGALQLWNIKTSKLLFTFKGWLAGVTVLQQSPAVDVVGVGTATGRIIIHNIRLDETLMSFMQDWGPVTSLAFRTDGPPVVASSSPQGHIAFWDLERRQLVTQQRHAHRTAVAAATFLQGEPLLVTNGADNAIKVWIFDQEGGGARLLRSRQGHSAPPTTIRHHGNDGKNILSAGQDGTLQSFSTVHERFNKNLGHGSINRRKEQKKKKGLTYKELCLPAIISFSSAVARQSDWDGIVACHRGRQATTTWNYQRCTMGAHHLQPPGGRRDSVATAVDITSCGNFAVIGSSCGRVDIYNLQSGLHRGCYGDEEKAHSSVVRGVATDTLNQLTLTAGFDWLLKFWRFKTKKQEEQLKLSSAPASMMLHRDSGMLALALDDFTVVVVDIETRRIVRKFAGHHGNINDMTFTPDGRWLVTVAMDCTIRTWDLPSGCLVDCFLVAMAPVGVSLSPTGDFLATAHIDSLGVYLWTNKSLCGPVGLHPLPADYQPAVETLPGVMPVEPEQEVTSEEADNAYQSAEQLGTELVTLSLLPESRWTSLLNLDAVKKRNKPAAPPVAPPTAPFFLPTLPGLTPRFSLPAATEGQSKMLIGSLLQTSEFCSVLEEAGRSGSSVDCPLRLLKDCGPAALSVELTCLTSEGGGANSLLLAFIHMIDSMLASGRDFDLAHAYLALFLRLHLRSLSQDAVAMAALLRLSGRLEVVWAELRASFDQSLCLLSYTKSALL
- the wdr36 gene encoding WD repeat-containing protein 36 isoform X2 — its product is MADGGSSLFSGFRVLGLYSNHVPHALRYHLKHREFYVVTAAGRSFHTFNVNRLGIVAVSNCMSNDITCLAADRMLVFAASGRLVSAFARNKEVVMRYHGHQQDVRLLLPLGDQLISSDSGGDVIVWDVQGGDIYLRLHFDPNTFYVSAMMHPSTYLNKVLLGSSQGALQLWNIKTSKLLFTFKGWLAGVTVLQQSPAVDVVGVGTATGRIIIHNIRLDETLMSFMQDWGPVTSLAFRTDGPPVVASSSPQGHIAFWDLERRQLVTQQRHAHRTAVAAATFLQGEPLLVTNGADNAIKVWIFDQEGGGARLLRSRQGHSAPPTTIRHHGNDGKNILSAGQDGTLQSFSTVHERFNKNLGHGSINRRKEQKKKKGLTYKELCLPAIISFSSAVARQSDWDGIVACHRGRQATTTWNYQRCTMGAHHLQPPGGRRDSVATAVDITSCGNFAVIGSSCGRVDIYNLQSGLHRGCYGDEEKAHSSVVRGVATDTLNQLTLTAGFDWLLKFWRFKTKKQEEQLKLSSAPASMMLHRDSGMLALALDDFTVVVVDIETRRIVRKFAGHHGNINDMTFTPDGRWLVTVAMDCTIRTWDLPSGCLVDCFLVAMAPVGVSLSPTGDFLATAHIDSLGVYLWTNKSLCGPVGLHPLPADYQPAVETLPGVMPVEPEQEVTSEEADNAYQSAEQLGTELVTLSLLPESRWTSLLNLDAVKKRNKPAAPPVAPPTAPFFLPTLPGLTPRFSLPAATEGQSKMLIGSLLQTSEFCSVLEEAGRSGSFDCPLRLLKDCGPAALSVELTCLTSEGGGANSLLLAFIHMIDSMLASGRDFDLAHAYLALFLRLHLRSLSQDAVAMAALLRLSGRLEVVWAELRASFDQSLCLLSYTKSALL